The nucleotide sequence TCTCCACCCGATTCGGATGCGGATGATCCAAGTGCTCATTAATGGAGCGAAGATGTCCACCGGGCAAATACAAGAACGTATCGCGGATGTCCCACAAGCGACACTATACCGCCACTTGAAGAAGCTGGTCGATGCTGGTGTACTGATCGTAGCGGAGGAGGTTCCGATTCGTGGGACGATTGAAAAAATATACGCACTTCCTGCTCAAGGGGCAGAATTATCAGCGGAAGAGATCCAGTCTGCTTCGGTGGAGGATCATTTTTCGTTATTTGTGAAATTTGCAGCGCACTTGATCGGTGAATATGGAGCCTATTTGGATCAACCGAACTTTGATCTGTATAAGGATGGCGTATCGTTCCGGCAGATTTCTTTAAACTTAAGCGATGACGAAAATTTAGAATTACTTAGTGCGATAAAGCAGCTTTTGCTGAGTGCGATGAATAATGAGCAGAATGAGGAGCGGAGGACGCGACTGTTCTCTGTCATTGATTTTCCGCAGGAGGCAAGAAAATAAATAGAGAAGGGGGTGTCTCAAAGTATAAGTGACTGTTGAGACACCCCCTTCATCTTTTTTATTTTCCTACTTGACAATTATTATGTTAGACGATTATATTATTATCAAAAGTGATAATATTAATCAATATGATAATGATGGTGGGGAATGAATTTGGAAACGATGAATCGTAACAATGAAGTCACGCTCGAGCAAACCTTGGATGTGAAGTTTAAAACAGCCTCGCGACGATCGCTAATAATTATGCCGTTATATGTGCTAGTGCCAGTGCTCTTCGCAGTCGCTTTCCACTTAGCCGGATACGAACTGGAGTGGAAAGCATTTGGGCTAGGCGCACTGGGTTGGATGATCGCATTAGTGCTGCGAGCACCGGTTGGCTTGCTGATCCAACGAATGCCGCAACCTAAAGCCAAAAAAATTATGATTGCTAGCTCGGGAGTAATGGAAGAAAGCGTAAGGCTGATCTTGCTAGCACTTACCTCCGTCGCATCTTCTTGGGCACTGTCCATTGGTCAAGGTTGGGCTGCAATTGAAGTAATCTATACGATGGTAAGCGTCATTGCGATCGCATCGCTTGCGAATCGTACGGATGAGAAGGCGATGGAAGCCAAGGCATTCCTCGAAGCACAGGGCTCCATTCAAACGAGTCCGCTATGGGGAATATTAGAACGCATCTGGGCATCGGCTTTCCACATCGGTTGTACTTTAATTGTTGCAAGCAATCCGTGGACAGTTGTTCTTCTTATTCCGCTACACAGCGGTGTAAATGCGCTTGTTGTTAAGCTAGCGGCGAAATCTATTCCAAAGTCCAGTCTAGCGATTGCAGTATTTGGACTTGGAAGCTTAGCGATCGGAATTACTTTAATGCTGTAATCAAAGATAGTTCATTCATCACTACTTATTAAACTGGAGGAATTCACAATGAATTTAGAAAATATCAACTGGCAAATTGTTGCCCCCCTGATTGCGATTCAGCTAATTTTGATGATTGTTGGACTTATTGATTTGTCTAAGAGAGAAGCGACGAAAGGTCCAAAGATATTGTGGGTCATAATTCTTGTATTCGGTAGCTTATTAGGCTCGATTGCATACTTCACGATTGGAAGGAGAAACGATGCATGAGCTTGCTCGAAGTTTCCGGATTAACGAAGCAGTTTGGCACGAGTACAGCTGTGGATCGCTTATCATTCACAATTGCACAAGGACGCTGTATGGCGTTGCTTGGTCCTAATGGAGCAGGAAAAACAACAACTTTACGAATGCTGTCTGGTTTGCTCGAGCCGACATCAGGTACGATCCGCTTTAACGATGCGAAACAGCAAACGGATATTCGCGCATCCATTGGTTATTTGCCTCAATATCCATCATTCTTTAACTGGATGAGTGGCAAAGAATTTCTCACCTTCTCGGCCGAGTTAGCAAATCTATCAAAGAAGGAAGCGACTGTTCGCGCAGATGAGCTGTTGGAGCGAGTAAGCTTGAAGGATGCGGCTAAGCGCAGAATAGGCAGTTACTCTGGCGGCATGAAGCAAAGACTTGGTTTAGCACAAGCGATCGTACATCGTCCCAAGCTGCTCATTCTAGATGAACCGGTATCGGCGCTAGATCCGCAAGGACGTCGAGATGTGATGGAACTATTGTCTGAGCTTAAGCGGGAAACGACCGTACTATTTTCAACACATGTACTGCATGACGCAGAGGAAATCTGTGATGATGTCCTTATTATGTCTAATGGGAAAATCGTCGTCGAGGGAGAACTGCAGCAGCTTATGCGCACTCATCAGAAGCCTCAGCTTGAGCTTGTCGTCGCACAGCGGCATATGGAGTGGGCTCGAAGCTTAAGTAATCGTCCTTATATAGAATCTCTTGAGATGACGGCGAATCGGATCTCTATACAGGTAAAAGATTTAGATCTAGCGAGAATCTCGTTATTACGAGAAATTGCCGATTCCAACATCACAATAGAACGGTTCGAGGTCGGCAAAACAACGCTAGAGGATCTGTTCATGAAGGCGGTGCAAGCATGAGCACTTGGATGCTGCTATTTCGCAAGGAAATGCTGGAGAGTACCCGCAATTTTAAGTGGCTGTGGATACCGCTCGTCTTTCTCCTCTTAGGTATATCAAACCCGATAAGCTCTTACTATATGCCACAAATTCTAGAGGCG is from Candidatus Cohnella colombiensis and encodes:
- a CDS encoding PLD nuclease N-terminal domain-containing protein is translated as MNLENINWQIVAPLIAIQLILMIVGLIDLSKREATKGPKILWVIILVFGSLLGSIAYFTIGRRNDA
- a CDS encoding YhfC family glutamic-type intramembrane protease yields the protein MNLETMNRNNEVTLEQTLDVKFKTASRRSLIIMPLYVLVPVLFAVAFHLAGYELEWKAFGLGALGWMIALVLRAPVGLLIQRMPQPKAKKIMIASSGVMEESVRLILLALTSVASSWALSIGQGWAAIEVIYTMVSVIAIASLANRTDEKAMEAKAFLEAQGSIQTSPLWGILERIWASAFHIGCTLIVASNPWTVVLLIPLHSGVNALVVKLAAKSIPKSSLAIAVFGLGSLAIGITLML
- a CDS encoding helix-turn-helix domain-containing protein; its protein translation is MKKADVILHPIRMRMIQVLINGAKMSTGQIQERIADVPQATLYRHLKKLVDAGVLIVAEEVPIRGTIEKIYALPAQGAELSAEEIQSASVEDHFSLFVKFAAHLIGEYGAYLDQPNFDLYKDGVSFRQISLNLSDDENLELLSAIKQLLLSAMNNEQNEERRTRLFSVIDFPQEARK
- a CDS encoding ABC transporter ATP-binding protein, with the protein product MSLLEVSGLTKQFGTSTAVDRLSFTIAQGRCMALLGPNGAGKTTTLRMLSGLLEPTSGTIRFNDAKQQTDIRASIGYLPQYPSFFNWMSGKEFLTFSAELANLSKKEATVRADELLERVSLKDAAKRRIGSYSGGMKQRLGLAQAIVHRPKLLILDEPVSALDPQGRRDVMELLSELKRETTVLFSTHVLHDAEEICDDVLIMSNGKIVVEGELQQLMRTHQKPQLELVVAQRHMEWARSLSNRPYIESLEMTANRISIQVKDLDLARISLLREIADSNITIERFEVGKTTLEDLFMKAVQA